The genomic interval CCCTACTGAACCCAACAGACCTACCAGCGAAGCGGAGCCGGATGATCGCCACCCTCGATCGCACGGATGCCGGGGCATCGACCTGGCCGGACTCGGGAGTTTGGGACGCCGCCGTAGACTGGCGCGTGATGACCGAACCCACTGAGCAGGTACAGGCCGACCCGGCGCAGGAAGCGCGTACCCAGTTCGAAGAGCAGGCGCTGCCCTTCATGGACCAGCTGTACGCAGCCGCCATGCGCATGACCCGCAACCCCGCCGATGCCGCAGACCTCGTCCAGGAGACGTTCGTCAAGGCGTTCGCATCGTGGCGTACGTTCACCCAGGGCACCAACCTCAAAGCCTGGCTGTACCGCATCCTCACCAACACGTACATCAACACGTACCGCAAGAAGCAGCGCGAGCCCTACCAGGGAACGATCGACGATCTGGAGGACTGGCAGCTCGGCGGCGCAGAATCGACCACCGCGACGAGTTCGCGGTCGGCGGAGGCCGAAGCGATCGACCGGATGCCGGCATCCGTCGTGAAGGACGCGCTGCAGGCCATCCCCGAGGATTTCCGGCTGGCGGTGTACCTCGCAGACGTCGAGGGCTTCGCCTACCAGGAGATCGCCGACATCATGAAGACCCCCATCGGCACAGTCATGAGCCGCCTGCATCGAGGCAGGCGGCTGCTCCGTGAACTGCTCGCCGACTACGCGAAGGAGCGCGGCATCTCCACGGCCGCCACGAGGAGAGAGACATGACCGACTGCGGCTGTGACAAGGCGCGGCGCGACCTGGAGGAGTATCTCCGCCACGAGGTGTGCAAGACGGAGCAGGCCGACATCGCCGAGCATCTGGCGCACTGCGCCGACTGCACCGACGAAGCGCTGGTGGCCCGCACGCTGACCGAGGTCATCGCGAGGGCGTGCAAGGAGACTGCTCCCGAAGAGCTGCGCGACCAGGTGCTGTCGTCGCTGCGCGCCGCGCAGGCCATGCACTGACCGCTTCCGGGTCCGCTTTCTCCTGCTACGGCGAGAAGACGGTGAGGGCTCCTGGGACGACGTCGACGGTGAGCGGAAGCGCACCGATCGGATCGCCGTCCGCGTACGCGGTCACTCCGGGCGACGACAGCCGCACCGACCGCACCAGACGGATCGACACCTCCGCCACCGAGGCGTGCGTGCCCTTGTAGACCTTCGGCAGCAGGCGGAGCAGCCGCATCCGGCCCGCCGGTCGCACCAGGACGACGTCGAGCAGCCCGTCGGTCGGGTCGGCGTCGGGGCAGATCGGGATGCCGCCGCCGTAGGTGCGGCCGTTCCCGACCGTGGCCATGACGAGGTCTCCGGTGACGTGCTCGCGGGTGCCGTCGCCCAGTTCGAGCTCGACCTCGTACGGAATGCCGGTGAGGGTCAGGAACTCCACGAGGATTGCGATGTTGTAGCGCGATCCGCCGCGCGGCCAGCGCATCGCGTTCGCACGGTCGTTCACCTTCGAGTCGAAGCCGCTCGCGAGGACCGAGCCGAAGAATGTGGTGGTGCCGTCCGTGCGCGTGACGCGCGCGAGGTCGATCGCGCGGGTGCGGCCGGACGCGATCGTGTCTGCCGCGGCGGAGACATCCAGTTCCTTGAGTCCGAGCGTGCTCGCGAAGTCGTTTCCCGTGCCGGCCGGGATGATGCCGAGGGGGATGCCGGTCCCTGCCACCTCCTGGATGGCCAGGTGCACAGTGCCGTCGCCTCCGGCCACGACCACCGCGTCGGTGCCCATCTCCACCGCAGTACGCAGAAGCTCGCGGGACTCGGCGGCGCTCCCGCCGCTGATGATCGTGGTTCGGATGCCGCGGGCACGCAGAATCTCGGCTGCCTCGGCGCCCGCGCCCGAATGAGAGCCCGCCCGGGCGGCAGGATTGACGAGCAGCGCGACCTTCATGCGTCGTCACCTTCCGCGTCTGTGGGACTGGGGCTCCGCGCCTGTTGGCGCTCCGCGTCTATGGGGCAGCGTGCGGCGCGATGAGTGCGCCGGGGTTCATTATGCCGCGAGGGTCGAGTGTCGCCTTCACCGCCCGCAGGACCTCGATGCCCAACGCGCCGACCTCGGCCTCGAGGTAGGCCCGGTGGTCGCGCCCTACCGCGTGGTGGTGGGTGATGGTCGCGCGTGCGTCGGCGATCGCGCGGGATGCGGCATCCTTCGCCCGCAGCCACTGCCCGATCGGATCGGGCCCGAGCGCCGCGATCACGGTGAAGTACAGCGACGCGCCCGCAGGGTACACGTGGGAGATGTGGCACAGCACGACCGGCTTGGTGCCCTCTGCGGCCAGGGTGTCGGTCAGCGCCTCGGTGACGGTCCGCTTGAGCCCCGGCAGCAGTGCCCACGTCGTCGCCGTCTCGAGGGTCTCGGCGAGGACGCCGGTGTCGAGGAGCGTGTCGCGCAGGGCGGGTGAGGAGAATCGCCCACGCTCCCACGACCGAGCGGGATCCTCGCCGCGCGACTTGGCGCCGTGCGCCGCGAACAGGGAATCGAGCTTCGAGCGGA from Microbacterium pumilum carries:
- a CDS encoding sigma-70 family RNA polymerase sigma factor, whose protein sequence is MTEPTEQVQADPAQEARTQFEEQALPFMDQLYAAAMRMTRNPADAADLVQETFVKAFASWRTFTQGTNLKAWLYRILTNTYINTYRKKQREPYQGTIDDLEDWQLGGAESTTATSSRSAEAEAIDRMPASVVKDALQAIPEDFRLAVYLADVEGFAYQEIADIMKTPIGTVMSRLHRGRRLLRELLADYAKERGISTAATRRET
- a CDS encoding zf-HC2 domain-containing protein, with product MTDCGCDKARRDLEEYLRHEVCKTEQADIAEHLAHCADCTDEALVARTLTEVIARACKETAPEELRDQVLSSLRAAQAMH
- a CDS encoding diacylglycerol kinase, with amino-acid sequence MKVALLVNPAARAGSHSGAGAEAAEILRARGIRTTIISGGSAAESRELLRTAVEMGTDAVVVAGGDGTVHLAIQEVAGTGIPLGIIPAGTGNDFASTLGLKELDVSAAADTIASGRTRAIDLARVTRTDGTTTFFGSVLASGFDSKVNDRANAMRWPRGGSRYNIAILVEFLTLTGIPYEVELELGDGTREHVTGDLVMATVGNGRTYGGGIPICPDADPTDGLLDVVLVRPAGRMRLLRLLPKVYKGTHASVAEVSIRLVRSVRLSSPGVTAYADGDPIGALPLTVDVVPGALTVFSP